GATGAGCAGGCCGTCGTCGTCCAGGTCGACCACTACGTCGATGTCGCCGAACTCGCGCAGCCGGGCCAGGGCCACGTTTCGGCCGCCCGGGCAGCCGAGGTTCTCGTCGACCTCGATGGTGGTGACCTCACCGGAGAGGCCGGGGAGTTCGGGCAGGGGACAGCCGTTGCCGACGAGCACGATGCGGTCAGGGGCGAGGTCCTGCTTGGCGATCGACTCCAGCAGCGCGTTCAGCGCGACGGGCCGGTTTCCCATGGTCACCACGGCCACCGCGATACGCGGTTCCACCGCCATGCCACCCACCAGACCCACCTCGTTCCGGCCGCCGACGTACACCATCGCGGTCGGATGCTATCTGTTTACAGTAAGGATGTATTAAGTACGCATTGAGTACGTCTCTTATCCATAACACCGTTGCCGAGACCGTAGTCAGGTCTCAGTATTCCGGAAGTTTCTGCCCGGAAGGTCCGTCACATCACCAAAGCAGGAGGGCTTCGGCTTGAGTACGGTCTCTCGCTTCCGTCTGCCGCTGATGCGGCAGGGTTGCGCCACCTGCCCGCCCCGCCTCCGCCTTGCGGCGGGGGCGGGTGGCGCGGGTCTTGTGGTCGGCTCCACGAGGCTTCGACACCGCCGGGGCGGTGTCCTGGTCTCCGGCCACTCCGGTACCAGTCACGCAGGCTGCCGCGAGGGCGGCGAGGTTGAGCGCGGCGTTGTCGTCCCGGTCGATGACCAGACCGCAGGCGTCGCATTCGTACGTCCGGACGTGCAGCGGCAGCTTGGCTTTCACCGCACCGCACCCGGAACAGGTCTTCGAGGACGGGTACCAGCGGTCGGCGACCACGAGGCGGGTGGCGTAGCGCCGGCGGGTCTTGTAGTCGAGCTGGCGGCGGATCTCGCCGAATCCGGCGTCGGCGATCCTTCGGGCCAGACACCGATTGCGGAGCATGCCGGCGACGTTGAGGTCTTCGATCACGACGGTGCCGTACTCGGCGGCCACTGCGGTGGTGAGCTTGTGCAGGGCGTCTTCGCGGAGGTTCGCCACGCGGTGGTGGACCTTGTTCCGCTGGGCGTTGGCCTTCTCCCACCGCTTCGACGGCTGCGCTCCGGTGCGCCGGTCGGGGCCCTGGCGTCGGGACACCACGCGGGAGGCGCGGCGCAGCTGCTTGCGCGCCCGGTCGTAGTGGCCGGGATTGGGCGCGGTGCGGATCTCGCCGGTGCTGTCGGCCATGACCGCGAGGGTCTTCACCCCGAGGTCGATCCCGACCGCTGTGTCCGGCCGCGCCACGCGTTCGAGGTCGCGCTTCACCTCGGCCTGGAAGGAGACGAACCAGCGTCCGCGCTCGTGCCGCACCGTCGCGGACAGAATCCGGGCCGTCCCGGCCTGGACACGGGTGAGGAGCTTCACCGTCGGCTCATGGACGCGGATCGTGCCCAGCCGGGGCAGTGTGACGTGCCGGCCACCGGCCTCGACACGGATGGTGCCGGTGGTGAACCGGCAGGACAGAGGCGTCTTCCGCTTCGACTTGAACCGCGGCATACCCATCGCACGGCCACGGCGCTTGCCCTGCTTCGACCTGGCGTAGTTGTCGAACGCGGCGGCGGCGTTCGCCAGGCCGGTGGAGTACGCCTCCTTGGAGTTCTCCTCCCACCAGGCGGCGAACCTCGGGTCGGTGTGCTTGCCCTCGTTGAACGCCTTTCGCAGGGCGGGCAGCGACCACGGCCGCCACTTCGTCAGACCGGCCTCCGGGACGCCGTAGGACTCCTCCGCACGGCGCTGCCACCACGACGCCTCCACCCACCCGACAGCCCAGTTGTACGCGGCACGGGCGGCACCGCAGTGTGAGCGCAGCGCAGCCTCCTGGGAGGCGTTCGGGTCCAGAGCGAACCGGAACGCCTCCACCACGAACCCGGGCTGCGCCTGGAACTTCTTCATTCGGCGGCCTCGGCGGTCGCCACGGCCACCGCGCGGGCGGCGCGGTTCTTCGCCGCCCGCCGCCCGTACAGACGCGCACACATCGACGTCAGTACCTCAGTGATGTCCCGCACCAGGTCATCGGCGTTCTCGGTGGGGTCGAGGACGACCAGCCGCCGCCCGGACGCCGACAGGACGGCTTCGAGAGCCTCGACGCCGAACCGGGCCAGCCGGTCACGACGCTCGACCACGATCACCACCGTCTGCGGGTCGGACAGCAGGCGGTGCAGCTTGCGGCGCCGTCCGTCCAGCCCCGAGCCGATCTCGGCGACGACCTCGGCGACGGCCAGGCCGAGCCCGTTCGCACCGGCCACGACCCGGGCGGCCTGCCGGTCAAGGTCTACCTTCTGGTCGGCGG
This genomic interval from Streptomyces sp. B21-083 contains the following:
- the tnpB gene encoding IS607 family element RNA-guided endonuclease TnpB codes for the protein MKKFQAQPGFVVEAFRFALDPNASQEAALRSHCGAARAAYNWAVGWVEASWWQRRAEESYGVPEAGLTKWRPWSLPALRKAFNEGKHTDPRFAAWWEENSKEAYSTGLANAAAAFDNYARSKQGKRRGRAMGMPRFKSKRKTPLSCRFTTGTIRVEAGGRHVTLPRLGTIRVHEPTVKLLTRVQAGTARILSATVRHERGRWFVSFQAEVKRDLERVARPDTAVGIDLGVKTLAVMADSTGEIRTAPNPGHYDRARKQLRRASRVVSRRQGPDRRTGAQPSKRWEKANAQRNKVHHRVANLREDALHKLTTAVAAEYGTVVIEDLNVAGMLRNRCLARRIADAGFGEIRRQLDYKTRRRYATRLVVADRWYPSSKTCSGCGAVKAKLPLHVRTYECDACGLVIDRDDNAALNLAALAAACVTGTGVAGDQDTAPAVSKPRGADHKTRATRPRRKAEAGRAGGATLPHQRQTEARDRTQAEALLLW
- a CDS encoding IS607 family transposase, translated to MKLSEWARQEGVSYQTAWRWVKDGKMPVPVRQAPSGTWLVAEPAPAVSATSGRVVAYCRVSSADQKVDLDRQAARVVAGANGLGLAVAEVVAEIGSGLDGRRRKLHRLLSDPQTVVIVVERRDRLARFGVEALEAVLSASGRRLVVLDPTENADDLVRDITEVLTSMCARLYGRRAAKNRAARAVAVATAEAAE